The Hujiaoplasma nucleasis DNA window ACAAAATCTTCAACTAATGAATTTTATTATACATTTACTGGTTGGGCTCCTACCATTAATGCTGTAGTAGCTAATCAAACTTATGTAGCTCAATTTAGTGAATCAACAAGAGAATACAGTGTTGCTTTTAATTCTAATGGTGGGTCTTTGGTTGAAGGGTTTGATGTTGGATATGGATCACTTTTAGAAGAACCACAAAATCCAACAAAAGAAGGTTATCGTTTCATAGGTTGGTATTCTAATGAGTCTTTAACGACAAAAGTTGAATGGCCACTCGAAGTGCTTGGAGATGTAACTTTATTCGCTGCATGGAATGAGTCTGTACCTTATGGAGATTATTTGAGCGGTTTATTATCTAGTTATGGAGCAAACCCAACTCAATTTATTCCAGATTCTTTATTAAAAGACTTGAATTTGGTTTCCTATACAGAAACTACAGTTGATTATTCTAGTTTTGTAGACACAACAAGTGTTCTCTATGGCGGATTTGGAGAACAATGGGGTATGGTTTCTACAAATTTGGAACAGTCACAAATGTTTTTTAATGTTTTAACTACCGTCGATTTATTAGCCAGCACTTCAGTTTTAGCATTCAATAATTACCTTGATAGTAATCCAGAAGATACAGCTAATTACTCTTTTAATGAAAGTATATATAATGTTACTATTTCATATAGAGAAGGTATCATTTATTATATATTAGATTTTACAACAAATTTACCTATGTTAGGCGAACAAACAATACAAATAGCCTTATCTCACGATATTATTAATGGAATTAAAGAAGGAAGAATTCAAATTGGTGATGCAAATGCTCTTAAATATATTTCAACTAAAGATAGTTACCAATTTGCAATTAAGTACGCCGGAATAAGAAGAGCGTATTTTGAAATATTTAGAGATGAAGAAGATAATATTGAGGGAAGAATATTTGAATATCTTGAAATAGAAGGAGTTTATTCTTTAGGTAGTTCAGTTCAGTTCTTTATAGATGAAGAATATCTCTCAGTTGTTGGTAACAAATCTTCTTCTATGATAGGTTGGTCAGGGACAATAGTTGAATTGTATGATGTGAACACTGGAAGATTATTAGGTTATGAAATACAGGAATCATTAAGCATGATTACATTTAATACTTTATGGTTTAATTTGAATGATACATCTGGTATTAATACGATTAAATTTGAAGAGGCACCATTAGAAAATAATAATCCTTATTTAGTTTATGTTAACGGGGATAATGAAGTGTTTGAATCAAAAATGGTTGGAGGTTTAAGTTTAAAAACTTCATCAAGAAGATATGATATAGAATTAAGAACTCAATATTTCTTTTATTTGGATGGTGAAGATATAATTAAAACAGCTGTTTTAGTTCCGATGATATTCGTTCAACAAGAAAATTTATCAACACTCGTTTCAGACATCAATAGTATGAATGTAGGGCTGAATTTTGACTTAAATATTTCTTCAATAATATATAACAGGATAATAAATGATTACACTACATTAATTGATCCTTTTATACTTCAAAAGGAAGAAATCACATCTGAGATTATTGTATCCTTTATTGGAGAAGTTTATATTCACGATATTCAATGATTTTGTTCGTTTGCAATTTAATCAAAATAAACCACCAATTTTTTTGGTGGTTTATGTTAATAATGGTTAAATTGGTAACTCAATGACTCATTGATACATTTGATTGTCTATTGTTGCTGATATAATCTCCATCTGTTTTTCCTATTATCTACTTTCCTAAAGATAGCCTTATACCATTTGATTTAGTTGTATGTTATTGATTGGTATAAAACATATGAAATAATTGTGACTCATCTACATCGATGATATTAGTAGGGTTTGTAAAATCATTTATTTATCTATTTTAATAAATTCAATATGAACTGAGTATGATCTAATTAAAAAAAACTCTAAAGTTTTATATGATATTTTTAATCATATTGACTTTAGAGTTTTTATATTTATTTACTTTTATTTAATCAGTTCTTTTCTAATTTCAAGATGGAAATAAGCAAAGCAAAGAATTAAACTTACATGTCATGCATCATTTGATTATTTATATTAAAAGCCTTTTCTTTGGCCTTTCCACGGTGGTGGAGTTTGATTTCTAAATTCATCAATACCAGGACCTTTTAACTTTTTAAGTCGAGTGATACCATAGATATAAGAAATAGTTAAAACACCTATTAAAACAGGGAAACCAAGTATCACATTAAAGATGACTAATTCATCTAATGTAGAATTAAAATACAAGTATAATTCTATGGAAAATCTTAAGATAAAAACATTAACCAAAAGATGGTAACTTCTTTATAAGCGGGTAGAATATCTTTTCTATAAAACCATTCAAGATCCCAGCCTCTAGTGATATGAGATACCCATATGGCTAAAGGTTTTTTTATAATTAAAGAAATAATGGTTATTAAAATTAAGGAAAAAGTTGATATTAAATCGGGTAAAAAGAAATTAGAGGCATTTTGATTAATATAGATACTTATATTAGCGAATATAATCCCTATAATACCTCCAAGAGCGTATAAGACATTATCGTGATGAATGAGTCTTCTTATAAGGAATAGAATTCCTAATACTAAAGAGCCGATAATAGCTGCGGTTAATGACCGTAAATTATTAAGTAATAGAAATATAATTGGTGGTAATAAAATATCTAATGATTTTCCAGATAAAACCAGTTTTAATTCTGAAAAGACATCTTTTAGTAGTTGTTTCATAATGGTCACCCCCTTATCAAATATTATACTTTATTTTATAGTTTCATATATTTAATGCACATTTTTATTTTTTCTTAGCATTGTTTTATCATCATATTTATTATAAACTATGGATAGCGAGGCGAAATTAATGATTAAAGATTTTATAAAAAATAAATTCTTTGAAGATATACACGAGGCGAAAAGTAAATACTCAAAAACAGTATTTTTGAAGAAGTATATAAGAAGATATAAGTTAATAAAGTATATTAATTCATGGTTATATCCTTTAATGACTTACATGCTTTTATTTGTAAGTATCGGTTTATTGGTTGATTATATCCGCGAGAGAGAAGTAAATGACTTAATTTTATTAATCCTTGGTATGATAGGAGTTTTCATTGGTGTAGTATTAACTCATATACATATTACATTTTATTCATCTTTTATTGATGGACATATAGAGTCTTGGGATATAGAGTATAAACAATTGATTAAAGGAGATTAAATGATTAAAGAAGTAATAAATAAACAAGATAAAGCAGAAATAGCAAGTCAAATATTAAAAGATTTACCTGATTGGTTTGGTATGCCTGAGCATACCAAAGATTACATAGAAAAAAGTAAAGATTTGCCATTTTTCGCATATTATAAAGAAAATCAAGCATTAGGTTTTATTGTTTTAAAAGAAACTTCAATCTATGCATGCGACATATATTGTATGGGGGTTTTAAAAGCGCATCATAGGAAGGGAATAGGTAAAGACCTATTTCGATTCTTTGAAACATTTGCAAAAGATAAAGGTTATCGATTCATCCAAGTAAAAACGGTTGAACAAGGACATTATGATGACTATGATTTAACCAATGCCTTTTATAAATCTTTAGGCTTTTATGAACTCGAGGTTTTTCCTAATCATTGGGATAAGCATAACCCTTGTCAAATTTATATTAAATCACTTTATTAAGAGAAACTATTTATGTTTCTCTTTTTTTCAATTATAATAAATATCATGAAAGAGGTTTATCATGAAAATAAGTATTATCGGTTATAGTGGATCTGGTAAATCAAGTTTTGCGACAAAACTTAGTGAAAAATATCATATAGTAGCAACTTATATGGATAAATACCATTTTGAGCCAGGTTGGGTTGAAAGAGATACACATTTAAGAAATCAGATGTTAGAAGAAGTTATCAAAAAAGACCAATGGATTATTGATGGAAATTATTCAAAAATATTAAAAGAAAGATTTGAACTTGCGGATCAAATCTTTATCTTTAACTTTAATCGTTTTAAGTGTTTGTATGGTGCCCTTATTAGAAGGATTAAATATAGGAATAAAACAAGAAGGTCAATGACTGAAGGTAATAATGAGAAATTAGATTTAGAATTTATAATATGGATTTTATTTAAAAGTAGAACAAAAAACAGAAGATTATATTATCAGAATTTAAAAGAACTATTTCCTCAAAAAGTCTTAGAATTCAAAAAAAGAAAACAAGTTAATAAATATTTAGAATCAATTAATATATATGACTTTAAAGAAAAGTCTTAATCAAGTGATGGATATTTTATGAATAAAATTAGAGAATATATTAATAAATTTGAAAGAGTAGAAGGTAAAACCTATATTGTT harbors:
- a CDS encoding InlB B-repeat-containing protein, which codes for MKRSIKVFSIIVFSFFIIGCSNESVTSTDISATSELTNIEEQTSQKETTTEVNTYTITWEVNGVEVEVDLNVNQGAMPVYDGLTPTKSSTNEFYYTFTGWAPTINAVVANQTYVAQFSESTREYSVAFNSNGGSLVEGFDVGYGSLLEEPQNPTKEGYRFIGWYSNESLTTKVEWPLEVLGDVTLFAAWNESVPYGDYLSGLLSSYGANPTQFIPDSLLKDLNLVSYTETTVDYSSFVDTTSVLYGGFGEQWGMVSTNLEQSQMFFNVLTTVDLLASTSVLAFNNYLDSNPEDTANYSFNESIYNVTISYREGIIYYILDFTTNLPMLGEQTIQIALSHDIINGIKEGRIQIGDANALKYISTKDSYQFAIKYAGIRRAYFEIFRDEEDNIEGRIFEYLEIEGVYSLGSSVQFFIDEEYLSVVGNKSSSMIGWSGTIVELYDVNTGRLLGYEIQESLSMITFNTLWFNLNDTSGINTIKFEEAPLENNNPYLVYVNGDNEVFESKMVGGLSLKTSSRRYDIELRTQYFFYLDGEDIIKTAVLVPMIFVQQENLSTLVSDINSMNVGLNFDLNISSIIYNRIINDYTTLIDPFILQKEEITSEIIVSFIGEVYIHDIQ
- a CDS encoding DUF3159 domain-containing protein; protein product: MKQLLKDVFSELKLVLSGKSLDILLPPIIFLLLNNLRSLTAAIIGSLVLGILFLIRRLIHHDNVLYALGGIIGIIFANISIYINQNASNFFLPDLISTFSLILITIISLIIKKPLAIWVSHITRGWDLEWFYRKDILPAYKEVTIFWLMFLS
- a CDS encoding GNAT family N-acetyltransferase translates to MIKEVINKQDKAEIASQILKDLPDWFGMPEHTKDYIEKSKDLPFFAYYKENQALGFIVLKETSIYACDIYCMGVLKAHHRKGIGKDLFRFFETFAKDKGYRFIQVKTVEQGHYDDYDLTNAFYKSLGFYELEVFPNHWDKHNPCQIYIKSLY